The window ACCACTATACCGGAACGGACCGGGCCGCAACCAAAAGAACAAGCGGGACCGCCATGCCGATGAAACCGCCCTCCGGGACGAATAGTCTTTGTCCATGGTGTTGTTTAAAACAGAAAAAGGAGCCTGGACAATGCTCAAAAGACTTTTCATCCTCCTCGCCGTGGTGCTGGCATGTGCGGGCGGCTGGGCGCAGACCTTCAAGGCGGGCGTCTCGGTGCGGGACATCACCCCCCAGGCGCAGATACCGATGTGGGGGTACGGCGCGCGGCACGACCATCCGGGCACCGGAACCATCATGCCCCTCCATGCCAAGGCGCTGGTGCTGGACTGCGGAAACGACAAGGTGGCGCTGGTCGGGCTCGACCTCGGCCGTGGCCCCACGTATGCCATGATGGAGCAGATTTTGGAGGCGGTGAAAACGCGGGCCGGCGTGGGCTATGTCCTGGCCGTGGGCTCGCACACGCACCATGGCCCCGCCATCGAGCTGCTGGACGAGCCGGGGCTGGGAAAAGGCAAGTTTGACGAGGCGGTCAAGTACGCGAAGGAGCTGCCCGGCATCCTGTCCGACATGATCGTCGAGGCGGCCAACAGCGCCGTTCCGGCCAAAATCGGGTTTGGGTATGAGGAGACCGACCTGAACCGGAACCGGCACACCAAGAAGGAGCCGAAACCGCGCGATCCGCGCCTCTCGATCATCCGGGTGGACAACCTGGACGGCAAGACCCTTGCCGTGGTGGTGAATCTCGCTGCGCACCCGACCATCGAAAACATCATGGACCGGCGCTGGAGCCCGGACTGGCCCGGCT is drawn from Candidatus Hydrogenedentota bacterium and contains these coding sequences:
- a CDS encoding neutral/alkaline non-lysosomal ceramidase N-terminal domain-containing protein, yielding MLKRLFILLAVVLACAGGWAQTFKAGVSVRDITPQAQIPMWGYGARHDHPGTGTIMPLHAKALVLDCGNDKVALVGLDLGRGPTYAMMEQILEAVKTRAGVGYVLAVGSHTHHGPAIELLDEPGLGKGKFDEAVKYAKELPGILSDMIVEAANSAVPAKIGFGYEETDLNRNRHTKKEPKPRDPRLSIIRVDNLDGKTLAVVVNLAAHPTIENIMDRRWSPDWPGYMQKRVGEAMETTCVFLQGAAGDMSPNTTNERRGAEGFGNAAAEKAVAIARAITPAVPENPGLTGVHRTFTGETRLDFNNRVIRGTLSQFFFPEMMAMLVEIPDNKVTLRVDTVLINGDLAIVGGSGELFSDLSTQIKARSAVPQTLVLGYCNGHCMYVPTLPAIEEGGYGADATVSWVPVGTGEKLVEQAVADIAGLKDGSISQ